Proteins from a single region of Caloramator sp. E03:
- a CDS encoding GntR family transcriptional regulator, which translates to MNIIISNSSEEPIYEQIVKQIKSAIINGEVNSLESLPSIRNLAKELQISVITTKRAYDELEKEGFIVTVPGKGTFVAAQNDELLKESRLKIVEEKLYDAVLAAKTAKLSLDELKEMLEILYREV; encoded by the coding sequence ATGAATATAATAATCTCCAATTCTTCTGAGGAGCCGATTTATGAGCAGATTGTAAAGCAGATAAAATCAGCAATTATAAACGGTGAAGTTAATTCCCTAGAATCCCTTCCTTCAATTCGAAATCTTGCGAAGGAACTTCAAATAAGCGTAATTACAACAAAAAGAGCCTATGATGAGCTTGAAAAAGAAGGTTTTATAGTTACAGTGCCTGGAAAGGGGACCTTTGTTGCAGCACAGAACGATGAACTTTTGAAAGAATCCCGTCTTAAAATAGTTGAAGAAAAGCTGTATGACGCTGTTTTGGCTGCAAAGACAGCAAAATTGTCCTTAGATGAACTTAAGGAAATGCTTGAAATTTTATATAGGGAGGTTTAA
- a CDS encoding ABC transporter ATP-binding protein: protein MENILEIKNLRKNFKDFSLKDISFSLPKGFIMGFIGPNGAGKSTTIKLIMNLLKKDSGEIKVFGLDNIKNEIEIKDRIGFVFDENLFYEELTALEIKKIIKPLYRRWDEDSFLKYIKDFNLPLNKKIKDFSKGMKMKLSLSVALSHNAEMLIMDEPTSGLDPIVRSELLDILSYIIQDENKGVLFSTHITSDLEKIADYITLINNGEILFSLEKDIIMDNYAVVKGDKQLLKEDIKKDFIGIKCNSFGFEGLVKNKKVIKNALKENIIIEKPSLDDIMLYYIRRELHA, encoded by the coding sequence ATGGAAAACATTTTAGAAATCAAAAACTTAAGAAAAAACTTTAAAGATTTTAGTTTAAAGGATATAAGCTTTTCTCTTCCAAAGGGATTTATTATGGGTTTTATAGGTCCAAACGGTGCAGGTAAAAGCACCACCATTAAGCTTATTATGAACCTTCTTAAAAAGGACTCTGGCGAGATAAAAGTGTTTGGATTGGACAACATAAAAAATGAAATTGAGATTAAAGACAGGATAGGCTTTGTATTTGATGAAAATTTGTTTTATGAAGAGCTGACTGCCCTTGAAATTAAAAAAATAATAAAGCCTCTATATAGAAGATGGGACGAGGATTCATTTTTAAAGTATATTAAGGACTTCAACCTTCCATTAAACAAAAAAATAAAGGATTTTTCTAAGGGTATGAAGATGAAACTGTCCCTTTCTGTTGCACTATCCCACAACGCTGAAATGCTAATAATGGATGAACCAACCTCAGGGCTTGATCCTATTGTAAGAAGCGAACTTTTAGACATATTGTCCTATATAATACAGGATGAAAACAAAGGGGTTCTTTTTTCAACCCATATAACCTCTGATCTTGAAAAAATCGCAGACTATATAACATTGATAAATAACGGGGAGATTTTGTTTTCCCTTGAAAAGGATATTATTATGGATAATTACGCAGTAGTAAAAGGGGATAAACAGCTTTTAAAGGAGGATATAAAAAAGGATTTCATAGGTATAAAATGCAACAGCTTCGGCTTTGAGGGGCTTGTTAAGAATAAAAAAGTTATAAAAAATGCTCTCAAAGAAAACATAATAATCGAAAAGCCTTCATTAGACGATATAATGCTATATTATATAAGGAGGGAGCTTCATGCTTAG
- a CDS encoding ABC-2 transporter permease: protein MLSLILKDLLIQKKNLIFAFLYIIFIMYIMQSQLMDATLSICICAISYITLSSASAYDDRSNGNIFLNTLPLSRGKIVLSKYVSLFIYAALTIVIYFVIYLFTSSLNLKITLYPVTLDGIIYGLFLVSIMYSLSLPVFFKFGYMKSKWIQFIIFFLFFGGISYIIKFLESRFSNILLGFGGFKGLTMLFIIILSFIILLISYCLSVYFYKRREF, encoded by the coding sequence ATGCTTAGTTTAATTCTTAAGGATTTATTGATTCAAAAGAAAAACCTGATTTTTGCATTTTTATATATAATATTCATAATGTATATTATGCAATCGCAATTAATGGATGCAACCCTATCAATTTGTATTTGTGCAATATCGTATATTACACTTTCAAGTGCAAGTGCCTATGATGACAGAAGCAACGGAAATATATTTTTAAACACTCTCCCCCTTTCAAGGGGAAAAATAGTCTTATCAAAATATGTTTCACTTTTTATTTACGCTGCTTTAACTATTGTAATATATTTTGTAATATATCTTTTCACAAGCAGTTTAAATCTAAAAATCACTCTTTATCCTGTAACATTAGACGGAATAATATACGGCTTATTTTTAGTGAGCATAATGTACAGTTTAAGTCTTCCTGTATTTTTTAAATTTGGATATATGAAATCAAAATGGATACAATTTATAATATTTTTCCTTTTCTTTGGAGGTATTTCATATATTATTAAATTCTTAGAAAGTAGATTCTCAAATATTTTATTAGGCTTTGGAGGTTTCAAGGGCTTAACAATGTTATTTATTATAATTTTATCATTTATAATTCTTTTAATATCCTACTGCCTGTCGGTTTACTTTTACAAAAGGCGTGAATTTTAG
- a CDS encoding HAD family hydrolase: MLKFTIPGRGELNAENVVFDYNGTIAVDGIMSRDIKEMINELAGHAKVYILTADTYGTVKSQCEDLNVTLKTFPRDNAAVSKRDIVKALEGGSICVGNGYNDVEMFKICDLSIAIIGQEGCCGKLLSFADIVVNCPEDAFMLLLNPDRVKATLRS; the protein is encoded by the coding sequence ATGTTAAAATTTACCATACCAGGAAGAGGAGAATTAAATGCCGAAAATGTTGTTTTTGATTATAACGGAACTATTGCAGTAGATGGTATTATGAGCAGAGATATAAAAGAGATGATAAATGAGCTTGCAGGGCATGCAAAGGTCTATATATTAACGGCGGATACCTATGGCACCGTTAAAAGCCAGTGTGAGGATTTGAATGTTACTTTAAAAACCTTTCCAAGGGATAATGCGGCTGTATCTAAAAGAGATATTGTAAAGGCATTAGAAGGCGGGAGTATATGCGTTGGAAATGGCTATAATGATGTTGAAATGTTTAAAATATGCGATTTGTCTATAGCAATTATAGGGCAGGAGGGATGCTGCGGAAAGCTATTAAGTTTTGCAGACATTGTTGTAAACTGCCCAGAGGATGCTTTTATGCTCCTTCTAAACCCCGATAGAGTAAAGGCAACTCTAAGAAGCTAA